A single genomic interval of Anopheles marshallii chromosome 2, idAnoMarsDA_429_01, whole genome shotgun sequence harbors:
- the LOC128706895 gene encoding uncharacterized protein LOC128706895, producing the protein MKSAILYPYGPLRANGCCRMLHAKHLALTSAIYTLNISILVVLLYSWRISVNVKKYGDLEDVYYGVQIAYFAIIGTQCSMILLSVVLIFGIYRENIGLVVPWIIGFITFMALEAVAMVYSNVLRDHVNRQFDSLCKAEVAFFISRAVINIMAMWAVTRFYNLLRAGVTWKGPELIEL; encoded by the exons ATGAAGTCTGCCATCCTGTATCCGTACGGTCCGCTGCGCGCTAATGGTTGCTGCCGGATGCTGCACGCCAAACATTTGGCACTAACGAGCGCCATCTACACCCTG AATATTTCCATCCTGGTTGTGCTGCTATACTCGTGGCGCATCAGCGTAAACGTCAAAAAGTACGGCGACCTGGAGGATGTGTACTACG GTGTACAGATAGCCTACTTCGCCATCATCGGTACGCAATGTTCGATGATCCTGCTCAGTGTGGTGCTTATTTTCGGAATCTATCGG GAAAATATAGGTCTGGTCGTACCGTGGATAATCGGATTTATCACCTTCATGGCACTGGAAGCGGTCGCAATGGTATACTCGAACGTTCTGCGAGATCACGTGAACCGGCAGTTTGATTCGCTCTGCAAGGCGGAGGTAGCATTCTTCATATCGAGAGCTGTCATCAAC ATAATGGCCATGTGGGCGGTAACACGGTTCTATAATCTGTTGCGTGCGG